The genomic segment AACGAGGGCATCTCCAAATTTTGGCAATCCTGCGGAAGCGGTTGGTTACTACAAACAACGGGCTTTAAAAAGGGCAGCCTTGTACTATTGCAAAACTCATCCTAATTGTAGTAAAAGTTTAAGAATGGATGTTATAGCCATTACTAATTTTGATGACGGAAAAAATCTTTGCGAAATTAAACATTATAAAAACGCTTTTTAGCAAGAATAGACTTTTGGCATTTAGCGTTTTGTTTTTTATTGGCGCAGTCATTGTTGCTTTAGCGCTTATTTTTGGTAGCAAATCTTCTGTTAAAGAGTCCTCTCCAGTTCCAGTTATTGAAGAAGTGGAAGAAAACCCTATTTCTCATACGGAGCAGGTTGTTGTGGCTAACGAACCTGTTCTTAAACCGCATTTGGAAGTTCTCAATCCTTCCGAGCTTTTTAATGTGCTTGTCCTTGGCATAGATAGAAGATATCAAACGCAAGAATCTTACCGAACGGATATAATGCTGATTGTTACGGTTAATCCCAAACTTAACAAAATTGTTTTAACTTCTATCCCTCGCGATTTGTGGGCGGGGGATATGAAAATAAACGGGGTATATGTAACTTATGGGTATGACGCTATGAAAGAGGAAATAAAAAAAATAACCGGGCAGGAGGTGGACAGATTTATCCGTGTGGATTTTGACGCTTTGGCTTGGGTAGTGGATGCTATGGGAGGAGTGGATGTAGATGTGGAAAGAGGTTTTACCGATAGCCAATATCCAAACGATAGGCAGGGAGACGCTAATGAAGGCATAACAGTAGATTTTAATGCGGGGGTAACGCATATGGATGGGGAAACCGCTTTAATTTTTTCAAGAAGCAGAAAAGGAGACAATGGCGAAGGAAGCGATTTTGCGCGAATGCGAAGACAGCAAGTTTTATTAAAGAATATGCCAAGTTCGTTTTTAGAAACCGCGCCTAAAAACATTTTTAATCCGTTTGTTTTGC from the Patescibacteria group bacterium genome contains:
- a CDS encoding YraN family protein, encoding MSYSLDIGKTGEETAKKYLESTGYTIIEERFRSKRWGELDLVCVKGSLLVFVEVKTRASPNFGNPAEAVGYYKQRALKRAALYYCKTHPNCSKSLRMDVIAITNFDDGKNLCEIKHYKNAF
- a CDS encoding LCP family protein, translating into MTEKIFAKLNIIKTLFSKNRLLAFSVLFFIGAVIVALALIFGSKSSVKESSPVPVIEEVEENPISHTEQVVVANEPVLKPHLEVLNPSELFNVLVLGIDRRYQTQESYRTDIMLIVTVNPKLNKIVLTSIPRDLWAGDMKINGVYVTYGYDAMKEEIKKITGQEVDRFIRVDFDALAWVVDAMGGVDVDVERGFTDSQYPNDRQGDANEGITVDFNAGVTHMDGETALIFSRSRKGDNGEGSDFARMRRQQVLLKNMPSSFLETAPKNIFNPFVLQNFYELITQHIKTDMNIKDMGVVYDLLKDRGKYTVEHFVVDYEYLVNPPIEDYGQWVVIPKDGDYTPIHTKINSLLQ